AACGCGAAGTGCGTGTGGATCGAGAACGACTTCGACGGGATGATCCCGGCGCTGAAGGCCCGCAAGTTCGACGGCGTGCTGTCGTCGATGTCGATGACGCCGGCGCGTCAGGAACAGATCGCGTTCTCGTCGAAGCTGTTCAACACGCCGACGCGCCTCGTCGCGAAGAAGGGCTCGGGCCTGATGCCGACGGCCGAATCGCTGAAGGGCAAGTCGATCGGCGTCGAGCAGGGCACGATCCAGGAAACCTACGCGAAGACGTACTGGGCGCCGAAGGGCGTGAAGGTCGTCCCGTACCAGAACCAGGACCAGGTGTACGCCGACCTGATCGCGGGCCGCCTCGACGGCGCGCTGCAGGACGCCGTGCAGGCCGAGATCGGCTTCCTGAAGACGCCGCGCGGCGCGAGCTTCGACTTCGCGGGCAAGGATCTCGACGATCCGAAGACGCTCGGCGAAGGCGCGGGCATCGGCCTGCGCAAGGAAGACACCGACCTGAAGGCGAAGATCGACGCGGCGATCGCGGCGATGCGCAAGGACGGCACGTACGACAAGATCGCGAAGAAGTACTTCGACTTCGACGTGTACGGCAAGTAAGCGCGCGCGCCGCATCCGCGCAGCAGACGGGCTCCGCAAGGGGCCCGTTTTTTTGCGCGCGCAGCTGCGCACGGCGCCGCGCGTCCCGCTATTTTTTTCGCGTCAACCCGCTGATTTGCAAAGGGAAAACGGCTGTTCCGGAACCGGTTTGATGGCTTCGACGAAGGCAACGTACAATCGACCTTCCACGCACACCGGACCACTCGCGGCTGCGCCGCGCTCCCGTCACCATGCAAACGCAGACCCATCCGCTGATTTCCCCCGCCGTCGGCACCGAACGTCAGATCACGAGCTTCCACTACGGCCCGCGCGGCGGCAAGAAGGTCTACATCCAGTCGTCGCTGCATGCGGACGAACTGCCCGGCATGCTGGTCGCCGTGTTGCTGCGCCGCAAGATCGCGGCGCTCGAAGCGGCCGGCAAGCTGCGCGGCGAGATCGTCATCGTGCCCGTGCCGAACCCGATCGGCCTGTCGCAGCATGTGTTCGGCGATCACCTGGGCCGCTTCGAGCTCGGCTCGATGCAGAACTTCAACCGCAATTTCCACGATCTCGCCGCGCTCGTGCTGCCGCGCATCGAAGGCCGCCTCACGCACGACGCGCAGCGCAACGTCGAAGCGGTGCGCGCGGCGATGCGCGAAGCGCTCGACGAACAGAAGCCGCGCACCGAGCTCGAATCGCAGCGTCTCGCGCTGCAGAAGCTGTCGTACGACGCCGACATCGTGCTCGACCTGCACTGCGACAACGACGCGGTAATGCACCTGTATACGAACCCCGATCTCTGGGAAGACGTCGAGCCGCTCGCGCGCTATCTCGACGCGCAGGCGTCGCTGCTCGCGCTGAACTCGGTCGGCAATCCGTTCGACGAGATTCACAGCTTCTGCTGGTCCGATCTGCGCAGCCGTTTCGGCGAGCGCTTCCCGATTCCGAACGGTGCGATCTCGGTCACGGTCGAGCTGCGAAGCGAGCGCGACGTGTCGTACG
The sequence above is a segment of the Burkholderia multivorans ATCC BAA-247 genome. Coding sequences within it:
- a CDS encoding ABC transporter substrate-binding protein; protein product: MKKILAAVTVALLAVSAGSAYAKDWTTVRFGVDASYPPFESKDASGKVVGFDVDLGNEICRRLNAKCVWIENDFDGMIPALKARKFDGVLSSMSMTPARQEQIAFSSKLFNTPTRLVAKKGSGLMPTAESLKGKSIGVEQGTIQETYAKTYWAPKGVKVVPYQNQDQVYADLIAGRLDGALQDAVQAEIGFLKTPRGASFDFAGKDLDDPKTLGEGAGIGLRKEDTDLKAKIDAAIAAMRKDGTYDKIAKKYFDFDVYGK
- a CDS encoding succinylglutamate desuccinylase/aspartoacylase family protein, encoding MQTQTHPLISPAVGTERQITSFHYGPRGGKKVYIQSSLHADELPGMLVAVLLRRKIAALEAAGKLRGEIVIVPVPNPIGLSQHVFGDHLGRFELGSMQNFNRNFHDLAALVLPRIEGRLTHDAQRNVEAVRAAMREALDEQKPRTELESQRLALQKLSYDADIVLDLHCDNDAVMHLYTNPDLWEDVEPLARYLDAQASLLALNSVGNPFDEIHSFCWSDLRSRFGERFPIPNGAISVTVELRSERDVSYELAEKDAQAIVEYLTERGIVEGTPAPLPPLAHPATPLAGTDPLVAPVSGVLVFRTPVGVWIEAGQEVADIVDPLTDRVVTLKSSVSGVLYARQVVRFATAGMEVARIAGATPIRTGSLLSA